In Streptomyces sp. NBC_00306, a single genomic region encodes these proteins:
- a CDS encoding beta-xylosidase, with the protein MASDTRRPTARRPVARRSARRRRWTAALGAVALIAGTAALAAPANALTAAAAPVDFPTHCVPPPIAGIPPIDGTTTAQITVDKAAPKVGDTVTVTYTVTKPAASNPVDLALPADIMTPSGKVTLGGAQTGSVTVTGPKKNPPVPGKGAFPPFSMTGTFTVTAAGSITLSPGDYNIHTSYIMELDTPCTVTDPPAPVSETVVATDQPGANERTVQLGTASGNPGDDVTVTGAKFSPLTDITVVGRAGAAETADRTTVTSDAAGGFTATLQVGDLATTGIVAYEGGAWSAEKGAGPAAYTVVDDTPLPENSQKLSASVAAGTLSMSQAGDTVELSAVDFGTGGAAGGDLRTVTVKDFRGGPAGWSLTGKVTDFTGPGGRIGAGELGWTPACATKQGSPSTCAAGSPGPVGSGGATLASTPNGAVTGGEFTVDAKVSLNVPAFTAPGTYSGVLTLTLT; encoded by the coding sequence CCGGCACCGCGGCACTCGCCGCACCGGCGAACGCGCTCACCGCGGCCGCCGCACCGGTGGACTTCCCGACCCACTGCGTACCGCCGCCCATCGCGGGCATACCGCCGATCGACGGCACCACGACCGCCCAGATCACCGTCGACAAGGCCGCTCCCAAGGTCGGCGACACGGTCACGGTCACCTACACGGTCACCAAGCCGGCGGCCAGCAACCCCGTCGACCTCGCCCTCCCGGCCGACATCATGACGCCCAGCGGCAAGGTCACGCTCGGCGGCGCCCAGACGGGCAGCGTCACCGTCACCGGGCCCAAGAAGAACCCGCCCGTGCCCGGCAAGGGAGCGTTCCCGCCGTTCTCGATGACCGGCACGTTCACGGTCACCGCGGCCGGCTCGATCACCCTCTCGCCCGGCGACTACAACATCCACACCAGCTACATCATGGAGCTGGACACCCCCTGCACCGTGACCGATCCGCCCGCGCCCGTCTCCGAGACGGTCGTCGCGACGGACCAGCCGGGGGCCAATGAGCGCACCGTCCAGCTGGGCACGGCCTCCGGGAACCCGGGGGACGATGTCACGGTCACCGGTGCCAAGTTCAGTCCGCTCACCGACATCACGGTCGTCGGACGGGCCGGAGCGGCCGAGACCGCCGACAGAACGACGGTCACGTCCGACGCGGCCGGCGGATTCACCGCCACTCTCCAGGTCGGTGACCTGGCGACCACGGGCATCGTCGCGTACGAGGGCGGCGCCTGGAGTGCGGAGAAGGGCGCGGGGCCGGCGGCGTACACCGTCGTCGACGACACACCGCTCCCGGAGAACAGCCAGAAGCTCAGCGCCTCGGTCGCAGCGGGCACGCTGTCCATGTCCCAGGCCGGTGACACCGTCGAACTCTCGGCGGTCGACTTCGGTACGGGCGGGGCCGCGGGCGGCGATCTGCGGACGGTGACGGTCAAGGACTTCCGCGGCGGCCCCGCGGGCTGGTCCCTGACGGGCAAGGTCACCGACTTCACGGGCCCCGGCGGCAGGATCGGCGCGGGTGAGCTCGGCTGGACGCCGGCCTGTGCCACCAAGCAGGGCAGCCCGAGCACCTGCGCGGCCGGATCCCCCGGACCGGTCGGCAGCGGGGGTGCCACGCTCGCCTCCACGCCCAACGGGGCCGTCACCGGTGGTGAGTTCACCGTCGACGCCAAGGTCTCGCTGAACGTGCCGGCGTTCACCGCACCCGGCACCTACTCCGGCGTGCTGACGCTCACGCTCACCTGA
- a CDS encoding WxL protein peptidoglycan domain-containing protein, with protein MRKLYAVLPLLGLPLLALLLFGPAPTARAADNGNWSVYPASSQLGARPYFYLSAEPGTTLTDRVTVTNKSAAPLTFRLYAADAYNTARDGGFAVRGPNEKQRGVGAWARPERDRVTVPARGSVTVPYTVTVPETAEPGDHPGALVALDERISPSTGSVAVGIRQAVGARVYLRVNGPTVPALSVEDVRLSHDQSLVPGAGESNAVISYTLHNRGNVTLNPRVALKAEGLFGRDLLSRKLTGIPSELLPRQKIRLTERWAGAPRLEWGEVRLTASARDVRESAGVTFFALPWLVAVVLVAAVAGAGVWARVRHARARVPRGA; from the coding sequence ATGCGCAAGCTGTACGCCGTTCTGCCGCTGCTCGGCCTGCCCCTGCTGGCCCTGCTGCTGTTCGGCCCGGCGCCGACGGCCCGGGCCGCGGACAACGGCAACTGGTCCGTCTATCCCGCCTCGTCGCAGCTGGGCGCGCGGCCGTACTTCTATCTGTCGGCCGAGCCCGGCACCACCCTGACCGACCGGGTCACCGTCACCAACAAGAGCGCTGCCCCGCTGACCTTCCGGCTGTACGCGGCGGACGCCTACAACACCGCACGGGACGGCGGGTTCGCCGTACGCGGCCCGAACGAGAAGCAGCGCGGCGTCGGCGCCTGGGCCAGGCCCGAACGCGACCGCGTCACCGTCCCCGCCCGTGGCTCGGTCACCGTGCCGTACACCGTCACCGTCCCGGAGACCGCCGAGCCCGGTGACCATCCCGGCGCGCTGGTCGCACTCGACGAGCGGATCAGCCCCTCCACGGGCTCGGTCGCCGTCGGTATCCGGCAGGCCGTCGGCGCCCGCGTCTACCTGCGGGTGAACGGCCCGACCGTGCCCGCGCTGTCCGTCGAGGACGTCCGGCTCAGCCACGACCAGTCGCTGGTGCCGGGCGCCGGCGAGAGCAATGCCGTGATCTCGTACACCCTCCACAACCGCGGCAACGTCACGCTCAACCCCCGGGTCGCCCTCAAGGCGGAAGGTCTCTTCGGACGCGACCTGCTCAGCCGGAAGCTGACCGGAATCCCCTCCGAACTCCTGCCGCGCCAGAAGATCCGGCTCACCGAACGGTGGGCGGGCGCACCCCGGCTGGAGTGGGGCGAGGTGCGGCTGACGGCCAGTGCGAGGGACGTCCGGGAGTCCGCCGGTGTCACCTTCTTCGCGCTCCCGTGGCTCGTCGCCGTGGTGCTCGTCGCGGCCGTCGCGGGCGCGGGCGTATGGGCCAGAGTCAGGCATGCGCGGGCGCGCGTGCCCAGGGGCGCCTGA